A region from the Nymphalis io chromosome 9, ilAglIoxx1.1, whole genome shotgun sequence genome encodes:
- the LOC126770850 gene encoding protein I'm not dead yet-like, with protein MENTIDQISLRSESENNPTNNEATTTTINKPFTLKERISLFLGTHWRGVLCLFVPLILIPIHLSFPPEKYQWCAYTLVLMAVFWVTECIPLAVTSFLPIVIFPLTGIMSTNETCYCYMNDTIMMFLGSMWLAYAVEQSGFHIRLALYAIRAVGYSHYKLLFAMCFTTMFVSMWITNTAATTMMVPINFALLQVFEDQGLLKIYDTGIDGEKIASDITTCYFCAATFSATIGGVGSLVGTATNLVFIGLFSRMYPNAPEYLSFPKFSAFAIPYMLLMEIFLYLYLIVVYLGYLRPNSQAAKKAKITAEGIEAAKTTVTENLEKLGKITFWEILVIILFSSAILLFFCRSPQIFTGWGDIISLYFGTEDKKFVKDSAAVMLIGFLMLLLPSSLLFFKNFTSKEHGELPNKGIQSVLIWDRVNDIMPYSFMFLLGGGFALSNAAKKDYTDLNGRIGLLLKNMKNLPNKLIILLIIIFTVFTTNFASNVAVCNVISPIVMQLAQEINQNPLWYNIAAGFSSSYALCLPVGTPGNLVVQSSANIPTSKMIKAGFGPTVSTIIISWLCVCYWAPVIWPDLHNLPNWIE; from the exons ATGGAAAATACAATTGATCAAATTTCATTAAGATCAGAAAGTGAAAACAATCCAACGAATAATGAAGcaactactactactat aaataaaccTTTTACACTGAAAGAAAGGATATCGTTATTTCTGGGCACACATTGGCGCGGCGTATTGTGTTTATTTGtaccattaattttaattccaatACATCTTTCGTTTCCTCCAGag AAATATCAATGGTGTGCGTACACTTTAGTCTTGATGGCTGTATTCTGGGTCACTGAGTGCATTCCGTTAGCTGTGACTTCGTTTTTGCCAATAGTAATATTTCCCTTGACCGGTATTATGAGCACGAATGAGACGTGTTATTGCTATATGAAC gacaCAATAATGATGTTCTTAGGAAGCATGTGGCTGGCATATGCTGTTGAACAATCAGGCTTTCACATAAGACTGGCTCTCTATGCCATACGAGCGGTTGGATATTCACATTATAA GTTATTATTTGCAATGTGTTTTACAACAATGTTTGTTTCGATGTGGATCACAAACACAGCAGCTACTACCATGATGGTTCCTATAAATTTCGCTTTACTTCAAGTCTTCGAAGAT CAAggtttgcttaaaatatacgACACGGGAATTGATGGCGAAAAGATTGCATCAGATATAACTACCTGCTACTTCTGCGCTGCTACGTTTTCAGCAACCATAG GTGGTGTTGGATCGCTAGTGGGAACAGCTACGAATTTAGTTTTCATAGGACTGTTCTCtag AATGTATCCGAATGCACCTGAATATTTGTCTTTTCCAAAATTTTCTGCTTTCGCAATACCTTATATGTTACTAATGGAGATATTCTTGTACTTGTATCTCATCGTGGTGTATTTAGGATACTTAag ACCAAATAGCCAAGCTGCTAAAAAAGCTAAAATAACAGCGGAAGGAATTGAAGCGGCTAAAACTACAGTTACTGAAAATTTGGAGAAATTGGGGAAAATAACCTTTTGGGAAATa cttGTTATTATTCTGTTCAGCAgtgcaattttattattcttttgtcGTTCTCCTCAAATATTTACTGGTTGGGGAGACatcatatcattatattttggcACCGAGGATAAGAAATT CGTAAAAGACTCGGCAGCGGTTATGTTAATCGGATTTCTGATGCTATTGTTGCCGTcttcattgttattttttaaaaatttcacatCAAAAg aacATGGCGAGTTACCAAATAAAGGAATACAATCAGTTTTAATTTGGGACAGAGTGAACGATATAATGCCGTACAGTTTTATGTTTCTTCTgg GTGGAGGGTTTGCTTTATCAAACGCAGCAAAAAAAGACTATACGGATTTAAATGGGAGAATTGGATTGTTActaaaaaacatgaaaaatttaccaaataaattgatcatacttttaataattatttttactgtatttACGACAAACTTTGCATCTAATGTCGCCGTTTGTAATGTGATTTCGCCTATTGTTATGCAACtg gcacaggaaataaatcaaaatcccCTGTGGTACAATATAGCGGCAGGATTTTCTTCTTCCTACGCCTTGTGCTTACCAGTTGGGACACCTGGAAATTTAGTGGTCCAAAGCTCTGCAAATATTCCCACTTCAAAAATG ATAAAAGCCGGCTTTGGACCGACGGTATCAACTATCATAATATCTTGGTTATGTGTCTGTTATTGGGCGCCAGTTATCTGGCCCGATTTACATAACTTACCAAATTGGATAGAATAG